The genome window ccccttgcaaaaaagttcgacgaaagcctccaagcgagtgctaacactcccttcgaggctcgggggctactgtcggggaccataattaggggtaccctcaagacgcctaattctcagctggtaacccccatcagcataaagccgcaaaggcctgatgggtgcgattaagtcagggatcagtccaatcgagcgactcgatcacgcctcgcccgagcctagcctcggacaagggcagccgaccccggaggatttccgtctcgcccgaggcccccttcaatggcggacacatctccggctcgcccgaggccctgccttcgttaagaagcaaccctaactaaatcaccgcaccgaccgaccgaattgcaggagcatttaacgcaaaggtggcctgacacctttatcctgacgcacgccccccggcagagccgaagtgaccgccgtcacttcgccgctccactgaccggcctgacagaaggacagcgccgcctgcgccactccgactgcagtgccacttgacagagtgagactgacaggcagtcaggccctgccaaaggcaccacaggaaactccgctccgcccgacccagggctcggactcgggctaggccccagaagacggcgaactccgctccacccgacccagggctcggactcgggctaggccccggaagacggtgaactccgctccgcccgaccccagggctcggactcgggctaggtcccggaagacggcgaactccgctccgcccgacccagggctcggactcgggctaggccccggaagacggtgaactccgctccgcccgacccagggctcggactcgggctaggccccggaagacggcgaactccgctccgcccgaccccagggctcggactcgggctaggtcccggaagacggcgaactccgctccgcccgaccccagggctcggactcgggctaagtcccggaagacggcgaactccgctccgcccgaccccagggctcggactcggcctcggccccagaagacgacgaactccgcttcgcccgaccccagggctcggactccgccctggcctctgccgaacgacctccgcctcgcccgacccaagggctcggactcggcctcggccacggaagacagactcgacctcggcttcggaggagcctccacgtcgcccaacctagggcgcaagccagccacgtcaacaggaagcgccatcatcaccctaccccgagccgactcgggccgcagagaacaagaccggtgtctcatctggctagctccgccagataggcaatgatggcgccccgcgagctctgtgacgacggcgactctcagctctcttacggaagcaggagtacgtcagcaaggactcaaccgctccgacagctgtccctccgccaggctccgttgctcctccgacggccacgacatcacaccagctgggtgccaagatctctccggctgccacatcggcatgtacttagggcgctagctctcccccgctagacacgtagcactctgctacacccccgttgtacacttggatccactccttacgactataaaaggaaggaccagggccctcttagagagggttggacgcgcggggacgaggacgggacagacgctctcttggggccgctcgcttccctcacccgcgtggacgcttgtaaccccctactgcaagcgcacccgacctgggcgcgggacgaacacgaaggccgtggaatttccacctctctcacgcccatctccggtcacctcgcttccccctttgtgctcgcccacgcgctcgacccatctgggctggggcacgcagcgacattcactcgtcggcttagggacccccggtctcgaaacgccgacaatatgcgTAGCACCGAGCTAGCTGTTTAGATGCTTATATGCATAGCACCGAGTCCAGTTGAGACTTTGTTTGGTTTGTTGGTTGCACCAAGCCCCGTCAGTCCCCATGCGTTCACTTTCGCTAGCCAGCACACACCCACGAGCACGCGGTGAGCCTGGCTTCCGAGAAACGACCGATTTTAGCGTACATGATCGAGTCCAGTTGAGACTTTGTTTGGTTTGCTGGTTGCACCAAGCCCCGTCAGTCCCTATGTGTCTACTTTCGCTAGCCAGCACACACCCACGAGCACGCGGTGAGCCTGGCTTCCGAGGAATGACCGATTTTAGCATACATGACCGAGTACAGTTGAGACTTTGTTTGGTTTGCTGGTTGCACCGAGCCCCGTCAGTCCCCATGCGTCCACTTTCGCTAGCCAGCACACACCCACGAGCACGCGGTAAGCCTGGCTTCCGAGGAACGACCGATTTTAGCGTACATGACGGAGTACAGTTGAGACTTTGTTTGGTTTGCTGGTTGCACCAAGCCCCGTCAGTCCCCATGCGTCCACTTTCGCTAGCCAGCACACACCCACGAGCACGCGGTGAGCTTGGCTTCCGAGGAACGACCGATTTTAGCGTACATGACGAGCCTCGCTTCTAGAAGAATCTTGCATTGTTGTGGCCTGGTCCAACTCCCCAACCAGCCAATCAAACATGACCAAACTACATCCGTGGAGACAGACCCAGACAAATACAGGCATCCAAACACGCCGTATACGGTTTCGCCTAAATTTGTTCTGATTAAACTCATTATTCCGTTTAGAATAAGAATTGATTGGTTTTGAATAACTTTTGGTTTTTTATTTTAGAACAAAGATCAATTAATTTTGATTTCGGTTCGACTTGTTGACCTTGGTTTGAAATTAAGTCTCAAATAATTCATGAAAACTATGACAATAAGATTATGTTAATTTCAAAAATAGGTCATAAAATCTCCGTCTGCATATAGGTCCAGTACCACATGTTACGTCCAATTAATTCAGTTCAATTTATACACCTTTTAAATTTCTGCATTGCTTCCGGAAACAACATTACAATTGATACAATTTACCAATACAAGGCTTGTAGATCGGACGAAAAATAAGTAGTACCATTCATTAGTTAGGATAATAAAAGACAAGACGTGTAAGCCTGTATCTTAGTAGACAAGGAGATGGTGTATTTGCTGTATTACAGTGGAAGACTGGAAGCTCGAAAAATATAGATTCACAGCAAGTCTGCTGGTACACGAGTTATACGTTCATCAAACAACCTGGACATACATCCTTCCAGACACAccaagaaaaaaaaaagagaacTTGCAAATCCGAGCAAAGTGTGTCCTTATTTCAGATGTGACAAGCAGGTCAAATGCAAAGAAAACATAGCGACCGAGAAATAGCAGGAGCATGCTTCACTTGGTCCACCAGTGAAGGAAATCCTTACGCCTGTTGATCTTCTTTTGGAGCTGAAGAACGCCGTACAGCAGTGCCTCAGCAGTTGGTGGGCACCCAGGGACGTAGATGTCCACAGGGACTATACGGTCACATCCACGTACAACAGAGTAGGAGTAATGGTAGTATCCACCACCGTTGGCACAGCTGCCCATTGAAATAACCCACCTAGGCTCAGGCATTTGGTCATAAACCCTGCAGATAACAAATCAAAGTTCATGTTACACTAAAAAAAGTATGAGttgataataaaaataaatacCTTCTCTAAAACAAAGAATTATGCTTGAATTGCAACATCTACAGTTAAATATGTTCATATACACATCTCGACAAAAAAGGGCGTACCCAGTGccgtaggcttcccgcactgtgcggAGTCTGGGGAAGGGTATCTTTAAGCGTCAAGCCTTACCCGTataatatgcagaggctgggGCTCGAACCCGGGACCTTCCGGTTACAGACGGTAGGCTCTACCGCTGCACCAGGCCCGCCCTTCATATACACGCCTCGACAAAAGAAGAGAAAAAAAAACAGGAAATATTGGAAGCACCAAAAGCTTACAGCAAGTAACTATATAGTGTGTCCAGCTTTGTAATCATATAGTTTTGGCATTTTTATGTTCCAGCAAAATGTATAAGTAAATCGTTGCAGATATAAAGCATCCAGCCAGTCAATGCATGCATGTTTTCCTAATATTGTCAGTGCCAGCAAATACAGAGCAtgtcttctccaacatcttttacTACAGGATTTATATCAATGTATTGTTACTAGCTCGGGTCAAAAAAAAATGTAGTGTTGACTAAAATCATATGTTAATTGAAAACTGGCCCCAGTACCTTTATTTGACCAGAGGGTGTATCAAGTTTGTTAAAAGAGTGGTGATGTAAAAGTACTTTGACTCTTGAGTGGAAATTTTAGGTGTTACTTAGAGATGGCCCTAAGAGTAAGAGCATATCCAACAATGCGTCAAACTGGTGCCTCAAATTAAAATATGGGGCTCTACGCAGGAAAAATTACTCCAACAGTGCCTCATTTTACAAAATTTGGTCAAAAATTATAGGGCACTCTCTCAAGTGTCTCATTTTATAAAATTTGGTCAAAAAATTATATGGCACTCTCTCAAGTGTCTCATTTTATAAAATTTGGTCAAAAAATTATAATTTAGATTTGaagctttactgttggagcgaaatgttttgttggtgccctaaattctataaaatatatactcatttttaaattatatggcatttttataggtcactTTGTTGGAGATGCTTTAAATGCTTATGCAGAGAAGTGACTTCGAATACAATGGTGGGCTGGCATCCAAAAAGGATGGTGGGTTTGCTAGAGCAATCATGTGTTTCAGCATCTACACTTCTACAGTCAGTTAGTACTAACAAGTATTGTAAAGTCAATGCAAGATTAGAATTTAATTCTCCAAAACTTCTTATTGCAGAAAACAATACAGAAGGCACATAAATGAACTAAGTTTATATTTGAATTTCAACAATTTGCCATCGGCCTGCTAAAGAGAAGGAACACAACTTCATAACCACACATCTTAGAAATGTGCAACTCAAGCAACAGCTCCTATGCAATTTTGTACCAAGAAATTACCAATGTTGATTGGTACAATATGCAAAATAAGGTCATATACTATAACAATCTCCAGAAGACAATACATAAACAAGAAAAATGGTTGGTTTGAACTTTGGATTAATGGTAACTCAGTGCTCAGTAAAATTCATATACAAATAGCCTCACAGACCTATCATATCATGTCCGTGCGGAGCAAATTAAAAGATAACGATTATGTTCAAAACTTGATGATACAAGTTATAATCATTTATTAGAAGACTTGCAGACAATAAAGTATATGTGGCTGGTTGTCAAATCAAAGTACCACATCATACTTCCAACAATACTATCAACATGGTGTTCTTGGGAGTAAACTGAAAAATCTATGGATCCAATTTCTTCGGTGCAAAGATATAAACCTATTGCTTAATACTGCCCTACCCAGATCCTTCATGAGATCTAAGGACCCCCAAAATCGAAATCTCAAATCGGCATAATCAATCGAGACGAGGAATGTGTTACTGACTTGCGGAGGGCCGGAGCCATCTTGTTGGTGAGCGTGCCGGCGACGATCATGCAATCGGACTGGCGCGGCGACGGACGGAAGATGACGCCGAACCGGTCGAAGTCGTAGCGGGACGCGCCGGCGTGCATCATCTCCACCGCGCAGCAGGCGAGCCCGAAGGTCATGGGCCAGATCGAGCCCTTACGCGCCCAGTTCATCAGGTCGTCCACCTTAGAGACCACGAACTCGGCCGTCTTCGACATCGCCGGTGGGGGGGCGCCCCCGtatggcgctggggacgtcggggAGGCGCCCGCAGCAGCGGCAGCGGAGTACGCCCGCGGGGTGGAAAGGAGGGCCAGCCGCGCGGTGCGCGGGAGCAACGCCATGGTCGGTCGCTAGGGTTTCCTCACCTCGTGGACGAGGAGGTGGAACCGTGGGCGTAGGCCGATTTGGGGATGGCTTCTAGGAGCTCAAGGTCAAAAGAGAGGGGTGGGATACAGACGAGATTCGGCCAATCTCCGGTAAAATTTGTCTCTATACTGACCAGAAACAATTTTCGGTCACGTTTCGATAAATTGTATTTCAAATTTAGAAAACCAGGAAAAATATATAATAAAACTAGATATTTTCCtgaaaaaaatataataaaacTGTGATcgattttttttttcaaaattaATCACCATTTCTAAAAACAACGAATTTCACCAAAAaagtttttgaaaaaaaaaactgAAATTCGTATTTCATCCACAAGTTGTTTCTTGTACACCGTAGGGTACCCATCCTTGCGGTGGTGAAACAGTTTAGTGATGTGTTCAGTGTCTGAACATGTATGCCCTTCGGCTCCAATGTTTGAAATAGTACTTAGCCTTGGCCATCAAGCTGTAGTCTGTAGTTGCAGCTTTGAGCCCAGGTTTGTAGACCGACTCTGTTTTGTTAAGGCATTTGTTCTTGTCTTCTCCACCCCAGTTCCCCTAGCTAGCCCTGGAAGTAACATACGTGAACACGGGGATGCCATGGAGATGTTGGTACTATACTATTCATGCTACAGATGGTACTATACTATACGTGCTGCAAAAGCCATTAGAGGACCGTTTGGTTCTTTAGTCCAGTGACTGAAGTTTAGTTaaaagactaaagtttagttaagagactaaagtttagtccctattcTGTTTGGttttagggattaaaaatatTCAAAACATATTAAATGGATCATAAGATGACCAAAATATCcctaagggctgatttggtgacccgggatcccgagaggattggaggggattgagggggaaattagtttatttccccctcaatcccctccaatcctcttgGGATCCCCTTGTTACCAAATCtgttagaaagttaggcatttttagttttaatttaatccagaaaaacagtgcgatatatgtgatgacatgtatgtgcatgtgtgtataactactcgcataagcagtaaatAGCAATAAAACATGCACGAATACGAAGAATagagtgtacccagcggagggaccgatgctcaaggcatcagtggctccattcacacgagtcatctcgtgtgtttgttcgatgtagccgtacgaagtcgATGCAGGAAGgtgtacgcagtgcagtccctcgaacggtcgccgggaagaagacgaagcagatcacgcgagcagtcgcgaagacgctccccaaaaatctgatcgcccgcacacccgtgcaagtgtatctctgcggtcggtgatttcggaggcctgctctcccactctctctgtgctcgcagaaggtgggacggGAATGTGTTGCTTGCAATTCGCGTGAGGCAATTCGCGTGCCTGGAAGAgccctccctctccattcttataggcggtcagaaggagggagaagaccaacggacagaaacggtcgcgcattagaactggaaactgacgacagtaatgacgtccgttactagccataatgacgtccgttactagccataacgacgtccgttactagccataataACGTGAAACGGACGGTTATTatgacgtccgttactagccataatgACGTGAAACGGACGGTTATTATGACGGTCATCGCTCcaggcaaaatgcgcaaccgtttgaaaggaatattcggaccaaggtccgatctaccacgagccacgagccacgagccacgagccacgagccacgagccacggcccggcccggccggcggcggcggcggcggcggcgcgcgcgcgcgtgtggcagtccttcatccttttctcaacttctcaatagatgcaccaatagtccacctatttaagttgattgatttgtcttttgaacttccaatatggtactaaataattagtacaccatagcattaaagtgggccattagcattgactattattgaatattaatttgggccaagcccacattaatccaacaatccccaccaaatgctaagtcacactaaAAAGCTCTCATCACctcaaacgtttgatatactggtgtttcgatggagactgttaagttgaacatccacctagaacttagactacacttgaccacaactgcacaatgga of Zea mays cultivar B73 chromosome 8, Zm-B73-REFERENCE-NAM-5.0, whole genome shotgun sequence contains these proteins:
- the LOC100127013 gene encoding NADH dehydrogenase 2, which encodes MALLPRTARLALLSTPRAYSAAAAAGASPTSPAPYGGAPPPAMSKTAEFVVSKVDDLMNWARKGSIWPMTFGLACCAVEMMHAGASRYDFDRFGVIFRPSPRQSDCMIVAGTLTNKMAPALRKVYDQMPEPRWVISMGSCANGGGYYHYSYSVVRGCDRIVPVDIYVPGCPPTAEALLYGVLQLQKKINRRKDFLHWWTK